A portion of the Tamandua tetradactyla isolate mTamTet1 chromosome 16, mTamTet1.pri, whole genome shotgun sequence genome contains these proteins:
- the ADGRG1 gene encoding adhesion G-protein coupled receptor G1, with translation MVARVGQPVLLPLCLLLLIRGACGRGAQEDFRFCGQRNQTHLSRLHYEQTAELHISIQNSEGALRIHAPFPAVPEASQFFPDRRGVYHFCLYWSRRAGKLHLRYGRNDYVLSDQASGLLCFLQQKESLAPGPLLFATSASSWWSPQNNSLPSAAGFTFFFHKPPQKALHNASVDICELKRDLHLLSQLLKHPRKSSRRPSATPTGQHLQDLEAKLSSVRFTGDTVSFEEDRVNATVWKLQPSAGLQDLRIHSRQEEEHSEVLEYSVLLPRVLFQRAKGRRGEAEKRLLLVDFSSQALFQDKNSSQVLGEKVLGIVVQNTKVTNLTEPVVLTFEHQPQPMNVTLQCVFWVEDPTLSSPGSWSSVGCDTIRQETQTSCHCNHLTYFAVLMVSSVEVDAVHKHYLTVLSYVGCVISALACVLTITAYLCSRRKPRDYTIKVHMNLLLAVFLLDVSFLLSEPVALLGSEAGCRASAILLHFSLLACLSWMGLEGYNLYRLMVEVFGTYVPGYLLKLSLVGWGFPIFLVTLVALVDANNYGSIVLAVHRTPESIIYPSMCWIRDSLVSHVTNLGLFGLVFLFNLAMLCTMVVQIRRLRPHTPQWPHVLTLLGLSLVLGLPWALVFFSFASGTFQLVVLYLFSIITSFQGFLIFLWYWCMRLQARGGASPLKNSSDSARLPISSGSTTSSRI, from the exons ATGGTTGCTCGAGTGGGGCAGCCAGTGCTGCTCCCGCTGTGTCTGCTCCTGCTGATCCGAG GTGCCTGCGGCAGGGGTGCCCAGGAGGACTTCCGATTCTGCGGCCAGCGGAACCAGACACACCTGAGCCGCCTCCATTATGAGCAGACGGCGGAACTGCACATCTCCATCCAGAACTCCGAGGGGGCCCTCCGGATCCATGCCCCCTTCCCTGCAGTCCCTGAGGCTTCCCAATTCTTCCCTGACCGCAGGGGCGTCTACCACTTCTGCCTGTACTGGAGCCGCCGCGCTGGGAAGCTGCACCTCCGCTATGGAAGGAATGACTACGTGCTGAGCGACCAGGCTTCTGGCCTCCTGTGCTTCCTGCAGCAGAAGGAGAGCCTGGCGCCAGGCCCCCTGCTGTTCGCCACCTCTGCCAGCTCCTGGTGGAGCCCTCAGAACAACAGCCTGCCCAGTGCCGCGGGTTTCACCTTCTTCTTCCACA AGCCTCCCCAGAAGGCCTTGCATAATGCCTCGGTGGACATCTGTGAGCTGAAGAGGGACCTGCACCTGTTGAGCCAGCTTCTGAAGCACCCCAGGAAGAGCTCCAGGAGGCCCTCGGCCACCCCCACTGGCCA GCACCTGCAGGACCTTGAGGCGAAGCTGTCCTCGGTGAGATTCACAGGTGACACAGTGTCCTTTGAGGAGGACCGGGTCAATGCCACAGTGTGGAAGCTCCAGCCCTCGGCTGGCCTCCAAGACCTGCGCATCCACTCTCGACAAGAG GAGGAACACAGCGAGGTCCTGGAGTACTCGGTGCTGCTGCCACGTGTGCTTTTCCAGAGGGCCAAAGGCCGGAGAGGGGAGGCTGAGAAGAGACTCCTCCTGGTAGATTTCAGCAGCCAAGCCCTATTCCAG GACAAGAATTCAAGCCAAGTCTTGGGTGAGAAGGTCTTGGGTATCGTTGTGCAAAACACCAAAGTAACCAACCTCACGGAACCTGTGGTGCTCACCTTTGAGCACCAGCCACAGCCG ATGAATGTGACTCTACAATGTGTATTCTGGGTTGAAGACCCGACGC TGAGCAGCCCGGGGAGCTGGAGCAGTGTTGGCTGTGACACCATCCGGCAAGAAACACAGACCTCTTGCCATTGCAACCACCTCACCTACTTCGCAGTGCTCATG GTGTCCTCCGTGGAAGTGGACGCTGTGCACAAGCACTACCTGACCGTCCTCTCCTATGTGGGCTGTGTCATCTCTGCCCTGGCCTGCGTCCTCACCATCACCGCCTACCTCTGCTCCAG GAGGAAGCCGCGGGACTACACCATCAAGGTGCACATGAACCTGCTGCTGGCCGTCTTCCTGCTGGATGTGAGCTTCCTGCTCAGCGAGCCCGTGGCCCTGCTGGGCTCCGAGGCGGGCTGTCGCGCCAGCGCCATCCTCCTGCACTTCTCGCTGCTTGCCTGCCTCTCCTGGATGGGCCTCGAGGGCTACAACCTCTACCGACTGATGGTTGAGGTCTTTGGCACCTATGTGCCCGGCTACCTACTGAAGCTGAGCCTCGTGGGCTGGG GGTTCCCCATCTTCCTGGTGACGCTGGTGGCACTGGTGGACGCGAACAACTACGGCTCCATTGTCCTGGCTGTGCACAGGACTCCGGAGAGCATCATCTACCCCTCCAT GTGCTGGATCCGAGACTCCCTGGTCAGCCACGTCACCAACCTGGGCCTCTTCGGGCTGGTGTTCCTGTTCAACCTGGCCATGCTGTGTACCATGGTGGTGCAGATCCGCAGGCTGCGCCCGCACACCCCGCAGTGGCCCCACGTGCTGACGCTGCTGGGCCTCAGCCTGGTCCTCGGCCTGCCTTGGGCCTTGGTCTTCTTCTCTTTCGCTTCCGGCACCTTCCAGCTCGTCGTCCTCTACCTCTTCAGCATCATCACCTCCTTCCAAG GCTTCCTCATCTTCCTCTGGTACTGGTGCATGCGGCTGCAGGCCCGGGGCGGGGCCTCTCCCCTGAAGAACAGCTCGGACAGCGCCAGGCTCCCCATCAGCTCGGGCAGCACCACGTCCAGCCGCATCTAG